Proteins from a genomic interval of Kaistia defluvii:
- a CDS encoding adenylosuccinate synthase, producing the protein MANVVVVGSQWGDEGKGKIVDWLSERADIVVRFQGGHNAGHTLVIDGVSYKLSLLPSGVVRPGKMGVIGNGVVVDPHALVAEIGRLAAQGVAVSPDNLRIAENAALILSLHRDLDAFRENSNSGTRIGTTKRGIGPAYEDKVGRRAIRVMDLADLPALRDKIERLLAHHNALRRGLGQEEILAETLYEELASVADKVLPFMDSVWQLLDRERRAGKRILFEGAQGALLDIDHGTYPFVTSSNTVAGQASTGSGVGPGAVGYVLGITKAYTTRVGEGPFPTEQTGEIGDFLGTRGHEFGTVTGRKRRCGWFDAVLVRQTIRTSGITGIALTKLDVLDGLEEIKICVGYRLDGREIDYLPASQAAQARVEPIYETLEGWKDTTAGARSWNDLPAQAVKYVRHVEELIGAPVALLSTSPERDDTILVQDPFQD; encoded by the coding sequence ATGGCGAATGTAGTCGTCGTCGGATCGCAATGGGGCGACGAAGGCAAGGGCAAGATTGTCGACTGGCTCTCCGAGCGCGCCGACATCGTCGTGCGCTTCCAGGGCGGACATAACGCCGGCCACACGCTCGTCATCGACGGCGTTTCCTACAAGCTCAGCCTGCTGCCGTCCGGCGTCGTGCGTCCGGGCAAGATGGGCGTCATCGGCAATGGCGTCGTCGTCGACCCGCATGCGCTGGTGGCCGAGATCGGCCGCCTGGCCGCGCAGGGCGTCGCCGTCTCGCCCGACAATCTCCGCATCGCCGAGAACGCCGCGCTGATCCTGTCGCTGCATCGCGACCTCGACGCGTTCCGCGAGAACAGCAATTCCGGCACGCGCATCGGCACCACCAAGCGCGGCATCGGCCCGGCCTATGAGGACAAGGTCGGCCGTCGCGCCATCCGCGTCATGGACCTCGCCGACCTGCCCGCGCTGCGCGACAAGATCGAGCGCCTGCTGGCGCACCACAATGCGCTGCGCCGCGGTCTTGGCCAGGAAGAGATCCTCGCCGAAACGCTCTATGAAGAGCTCGCCTCGGTCGCCGACAAGGTCCTGCCCTTCATGGATTCGGTCTGGCAGCTGCTCGACCGCGAGCGCCGCGCCGGCAAGCGCATCCTGTTCGAAGGCGCGCAGGGCGCTCTGCTCGACATCGACCACGGCACCTATCCCTTCGTGACCTCGTCCAACACCGTCGCCGGCCAGGCATCGACGGGTTCGGGCGTCGGTCCGGGCGCGGTCGGCTATGTGCTCGGCATCACCAAGGCCTATACGACCCGCGTCGGCGAAGGTCCTTTCCCGACCGAGCAGACCGGCGAGATCGGCGATTTCCTCGGCACGCGCGGCCATGAATTCGGCACGGTCACGGGCCGCAAGCGCCGTTGCGGCTGGTTCGACGCGGTGCTGGTGCGCCAGACGATCCGCACGTCCGGCATTACCGGAATCGCGCTGACGAAGCTCGATGTTCTCGACGGCCTTGAAGAAATCAAGATTTGCGTTGGATATAGGCTGGATGGTCGCGAAATCGACTATCTTCCGGCTTCGCAGGCCGCGCAGGCCCGGGTCGAGCCGATCTACGAGACGCTGGAAGGTTGGAAGGATACGACCGCCGGTGCCCGTAGCTGGAACGATTTGCCGGCGCAGGCCGTAAAGTATGTCCGTCACGTCGAGGAATTGATCGGTGCGCCCGTCGCGCTCCTGTCGACCAGTCCGGAACGGGACGATACAATTCTGGTTCAGGATCCGTTTCAGGACTGA
- a CDS encoding mucoidy inhibitor MuiA family protein, with amino-acid sequence MAKTILALTLAVLAASSANVHAADLPLGSRITAVTVHPQGAAVLREAAFSVPPGVSVLVADDLPADMVADSLRVEGLAAGGVTIRSVETRGAKADADADPARAAILAEIEVLRDRLGALDDKRAALDLRAKFIDQLAESVPQGLAKGMAEGKSIGDWVQTAEGLGLEREKIDQQRAQIAIDRRGIEKTLATRQSALDDLPVAAPKLEARIELLANQAATGKLTLGYRTQSAGWSPAYDISLALGEALAEPKLELVRRAELHQETGEDWAGVALSLSTSRPAEGTQAPELGESVVRFAPRFAQDEASESMALVRPAPAPPARYKMEAAGGGADAIAQAEAVADFGDFRAEYRIADPVSVSSGEGSRSVRIATENLAPTLEVRAVPAVSDAAYLTARFRNTSGAPYVGGNAVLYRDGAFAGTVPLAFTAPNAELTLGFGIDDKVAVTRITLERKTGERGLISSEKTDERRYRIKIENRHARPISIVVLDQLPVSEAKTITVQALPEATPPTASAVDGRRGVVAWGYDYAAGETKEITHAFAVSWPADQDVFWEN; translated from the coding sequence ATGGCCAAGACAATCCTCGCTCTGACGCTGGCGGTGCTGGCCGCCTCCAGTGCGAATGTGCACGCCGCCGACCTGCCGCTCGGCAGCCGGATCACCGCCGTGACCGTGCATCCGCAAGGGGCGGCCGTGCTTCGCGAGGCGGCGTTCTCGGTGCCGCCCGGCGTCAGTGTGCTGGTAGCGGATGACCTGCCGGCCGATATGGTCGCCGACAGCCTGCGGGTCGAGGGCCTAGCGGCGGGCGGCGTCACCATCCGCTCGGTCGAGACGCGCGGCGCCAAGGCGGATGCGGACGCCGATCCCGCCCGCGCTGCTATCCTGGCCGAGATCGAGGTGCTGCGGGATCGGCTCGGCGCGCTCGACGACAAGCGGGCGGCGCTGGATCTGCGCGCAAAGTTCATCGACCAGTTGGCCGAGAGCGTGCCGCAGGGTCTGGCCAAGGGCATGGCGGAGGGCAAGTCGATCGGCGACTGGGTCCAGACTGCCGAAGGCCTCGGCCTCGAGAGGGAGAAGATCGACCAGCAGCGCGCGCAGATCGCCATCGACCGGCGCGGCATCGAGAAGACGCTTGCGACCCGGCAGTCCGCGCTGGACGACTTGCCGGTTGCGGCGCCAAAGCTGGAGGCGCGGATCGAGCTTCTGGCCAATCAGGCAGCGACCGGCAAGCTGACCCTCGGCTATCGCACGCAATCGGCGGGATGGAGCCCGGCCTATGACATCTCGCTCGCGCTCGGCGAAGCATTGGCAGAGCCGAAGCTGGAACTGGTCCGACGGGCCGAGCTGCACCAGGAGACGGGCGAGGATTGGGCCGGCGTGGCGCTTTCGCTTTCCACCAGCCGTCCTGCCGAAGGCACCCAGGCGCCGGAACTCGGCGAAAGCGTCGTGCGCTTCGCGCCGCGTTTCGCCCAGGACGAGGCCAGCGAATCGATGGCGCTGGTGCGCCCGGCGCCCGCGCCCCCGGCGCGCTACAAGATGGAGGCTGCCGGCGGCGGCGCGGATGCGATCGCACAGGCCGAGGCGGTTGCCGATTTCGGCGATTTCCGCGCCGAGTACCGGATTGCGGATCCGGTCTCGGTCTCCTCGGGGGAGGGCAGCCGGTCGGTGCGGATCGCGACGGAAAATCTGGCGCCGACGCTGGAGGTGCGCGCCGTACCGGCGGTCAGCGACGCCGCCTATCTGACGGCGCGCTTCCGCAACACGTCCGGCGCGCCCTATGTCGGCGGAAATGCGGTGCTCTATCGCGACGGGGCTTTCGCGGGGACCGTGCCGCTTGCTTTCACCGCGCCCAATGCGGAACTGACGCTCGGCTTCGGCATCGACGACAAGGTCGCCGTCACCCGCATCACGCTGGAGCGCAAGACCGGCGAGCGCGGGCTGATCTCGTCCGAGAAGACCGACGAGCGGCGCTATCGCATCAAGATCGAGAATCGGCACGCCCGGCCGATCTCGATCGTCGTGCTGGACCAGCTTCCCGTCTCCGAGGCGAAGACCATAACCGTGCAGGCTTTGCCGGAGGCGACGCCGCCGACCGCGAGCGCCGTGGACGGCAGACGCGGGGTGGTCGCGTGGGGCTATGATTATGCCGCCGGCGAAACAAAGGAGATCACCCACGCCTTTGCCGTCAGCTGGCCGGCCGATCAGGACGTATTCTGGGAGAATTGA
- a CDS encoding ClbS/DfsB family four-helix bundle protein gives MAVPTSKAELLEAIETSFAKLMQDLSTVPASRTAEKTLEGHVRDTRISVHDLVAYLTGWNELVLKWHARRDAGLPVYFPETGYAWNQLGPLAQKFYADYEDVPFDALLRRFADAKGRIVERIESQDDAALYGEPWYGAYTMGRMIQFNTSSPYANARGRLRKWKKENGIA, from the coding sequence ATGGCAGTTCCGACCAGCAAGGCTGAGCTTCTCGAGGCGATCGAAACCAGCTTCGCCAAGCTGATGCAGGACCTTTCGACCGTGCCGGCCAGTCGGACCGCCGAAAAGACCCTGGAAGGGCATGTGCGGGATACGCGGATCAGCGTGCACGACCTCGTCGCCTATCTGACGGGATGGAACGAGCTCGTGCTGAAATGGCATGCGCGGCGCGATGCCGGCCTGCCTGTCTATTTTCCCGAGACCGGCTACGCATGGAACCAGCTCGGCCCGCTGGCGCAGAAATTCTACGCCGATTATGAGGACGTGCCCTTCGACGCCTTGCTGAGGCGCTTCGCCGATGCCAAGGGCCGCATCGTCGAACGGATCGAGAGCCAGGACGATGCCGCGCTTTATGGCGAACCCTGGTACGGCGCCTACACGATGGGCCGGATGATCCAGTTCAATACATCCTCGCCCTATGCCAACGCACGAGGACGATTGCGCAAATGGAAAAAGGAAAACGGCATCGCCTGA